From one Nitrospirota bacterium genomic stretch:
- a CDS encoding iron-containing redox enzyme family protein translates to MADSQFKEELLSLMDQKDHWAWKFFSQEKISKDQLKTHFKQEYRVYVRDFPIFLSRIYSKGPPTDVRHDLAENIYEEETGGLSKTGPHPVLFLQMMTGLGFDPLEFQNVEMLPESIKYRNWLDEVTSDGVWYEAAAVIAIFVEGSVKDRQEIQSSGQTSHQDIENTILIHPLVKTHGVNPKDMDLVRAHNLVERGHRKAAWKMVLDYVDTSLKQKKIKSLIQNTLDLWLAYRDGVAKACHLISS, encoded by the coding sequence ATGGCTGACTCTCAATTTAAAGAAGAGCTTCTGTCTCTAATGGATCAAAAAGACCATTGGGCATGGAAGTTCTTTTCCCAGGAAAAGATTTCAAAAGATCAGTTGAAAACTCATTTTAAACAGGAATATCGTGTTTACGTGCGGGATTTTCCCATTTTTTTGAGCCGGATTTACAGTAAAGGTCCCCCCACAGACGTTCGTCATGACCTCGCGGAAAACATTTACGAAGAAGAAACAGGAGGGCTTTCTAAAACGGGTCCGCATCCTGTTTTGTTTCTCCAAATGATGACGGGTTTAGGTTTTGATCCTTTGGAATTTCAAAATGTCGAAATGCTTCCGGAGAGTATAAAATACCGGAATTGGCTGGACGAGGTCACCTCCGATGGCGTATGGTATGAAGCGGCTGCAGTCATTGCCATTTTTGTAGAGGGAAGTGTAAAGGATCGGCAGGAAATTCAATCTTCAGGTCAGACCTCGCACCAGGATATTGAAAACACGATTTTAATACACCCTTTGGTTAAAACTCATGGTGTGAATCCAAAAGATATGGATTTGGTTAGAGCTCACAATCTTGTTGAACGGGGCCATCGGAAAGCCGCCTGGAAAATGGTTCTCGATTATGTCGATACGTCTCTCAAACAGAAAAAGATCAAAAGCCTGATTCAGAATACCCTGGACCTCTGGTTGGCATACCGTGACGGAGTTGCAAAGGCGTGTCACCTTATTTCATCCTGA
- a CDS encoding phosphatidylglycerophosphatase A yields the protein MLYYPIVSFSPVIQIVMILSLFSLGVWCSFSVEKALGQKDPGIIVVDEIVGVWISLYLIPFHWNLLLAAFILFRFLDIKKPFLIAQVQSLKGGWGVMLDDCLAGLITNLLLRLILYFWP from the coding sequence TTGTTATATTATCCAATAGTTTCATTCTCCCCGGTGATTCAAATCGTGATGATTTTGAGTCTATTTAGCCTGGGAGTCTGGTGTTCTTTTTCGGTTGAAAAAGCCCTTGGGCAGAAAGACCCTGGAATTATTGTGGTGGATGAAATCGTCGGAGTCTGGATATCCCTTTACCTCATCCCATTTCATTGGAATCTTCTGTTGGCCGCTTTTATTTTGTTTCGGTTTCTGGATATTAAAAAGCCATTTCTAATTGCTCAGGTTCAATCGCTAAAAGGAGGCTGGGGGGTCATGCTGGATGACTGCTTGGCAGGACTTATTACAAACCTGTTGTTGCGCCTTATTCTTTATTTCTGGCCGTAA
- a CDS encoding phospholipase D family protein — protein sequence MNLKTSAPNRCHWTFFLPLILTGLLASAFIFLSIQPAFAGDIQTYYGPEDHLQSHMISLYQNAEKSIYIACFNMTSKPITRMLIRARKKGIDVRIITDHGELENEHTRKAIHSLRQAGIPIKVNRHEGLMHIKQVIIDDQINTSGSFNQTWSANTLNDERLDVIIDSSNTRKAREKFLSMWNDHVRFVDFKD from the coding sequence ATGAACCTGAAAACGTCCGCCCCAAACCGCTGTCATTGGACTTTTTTCCTTCCACTGATTTTGACCGGCCTTCTGGCCAGCGCCTTTATTTTTCTCTCCATTCAACCGGCCTTTGCCGGCGACATTCAAACCTACTACGGGCCTGAAGACCATCTCCAGTCTCACATGATCTCTTTATACCAAAACGCTGAAAAGTCAATTTACATCGCCTGTTTTAACATGACCTCTAAACCCATTACCAGAATGCTGATAAGAGCCAGGAAAAAAGGGATTGACGTCCGGATTATTACCGATCATGGGGAATTGGAAAATGAGCATACCCGTAAGGCGATTCATTCCCTGCGTCAGGCCGGGATTCCGATTAAGGTAAACCGGCATGAAGGGTTAATGCATATTAAACAGGTGATTATTGACGATCAAATCAACACTTCCGGTTCATTTAATCAAACCTGGAGCGCCAACACGCTGAATGATGAACGCTTGGACGTGATTATTGATTCTTCTAATACCCGGAAGGCCAGAGAAAAATTTTTATCGATGTGGAATGATCATGTCCGGTTTGTTGACTTCAAGGATTGA
- a CDS encoding insulinase family protein, producing MFKKMVLDNGIRLVTERIPSVKSVSIGIWVNVGSRDEEGKEHGLSHFLEHMFFKGTRKKSAKELAQDMDSLGGEMNAFTSRETTTFYTKVLDEHLPKAIQILSDVFHHSIFDPDEIKKEKKVILEEIKMVEDDPEELLNDFYLEQVWKKNPLGRTILGTLDTVSSLKREDILYFLEKYYHPSQIVISAAGNFNPTVLFRLLNKTFGKYKNQTPFVPRRIPPRMETGVFSKKKNLEQIHFCLGLPGVSHTDKTRHALYVLNTVLGGSVSSRLFQEVREERGLVYSIYSYLSFFQDTGLFTIYAGTSVKTVRQVVQIILKELRKLRNEGISSSELKKAKDHLKGSMMLGMESTSSRMAQLAKDEIYFGRFFTLEEVIQDIEAVSKTSVHQIARQVFDPAFYSLTSLGPLSKTDLGLDILSS from the coding sequence ATGTTTAAAAAAATGGTTTTAGATAATGGGATCCGGCTTGTCACCGAAAGGATTCCGTCGGTAAAATCTGTTTCCATCGGAATCTGGGTTAATGTCGGTTCCAGAGATGAAGAAGGGAAGGAGCACGGGCTTTCCCATTTTCTGGAACATATGTTTTTTAAAGGGACCCGGAAGAAATCGGCCAAAGAACTTGCCCAGGACATGGATTCTCTGGGCGGGGAGATGAACGCTTTCACCTCGAGGGAAACCACGACGTTTTATACTAAAGTCCTGGATGAACACCTGCCCAAGGCGATTCAAATCCTCTCAGATGTTTTTCACCATTCGATTTTTGATCCAGACGAAATCAAAAAAGAAAAAAAGGTTATCCTCGAAGAGATCAAGATGGTTGAGGATGATCCGGAAGAACTTTTAAATGATTTTTATCTGGAACAGGTCTGGAAAAAAAATCCTCTTGGACGCACCATTCTTGGAACCCTCGACACGGTTTCTTCACTTAAGAGGGAAGATATTCTTTATTTTCTTGAGAAATATTATCATCCCTCACAAATTGTCATTTCCGCGGCGGGGAATTTTAACCCGACCGTACTTTTCAGGCTTCTTAACAAAACCTTCGGAAAGTATAAAAACCAGACACCCTTTGTTCCCAGGAGGATTCCTCCCCGGATGGAAACCGGCGTATTCAGCAAGAAGAAAAATCTTGAACAGATTCATTTTTGTCTGGGGCTGCCGGGGGTTTCTCATACTGATAAAACCCGGCACGCCCTTTATGTATTAAATACCGTGTTGGGAGGGAGCGTCAGCTCCCGCCTTTTTCAGGAAGTCAGAGAGGAACGAGGGCTGGTTTACTCCATTTATTCATATCTTTCCTTCTTTCAAGATACCGGTTTATTTACGATTTACGCGGGAACCAGCGTTAAAACAGTCCGTCAGGTTGTCCAGATCATTCTTAAGGAACTCAGGAAACTGAGGAATGAAGGCATTAGTTCCTCGGAACTTAAAAAGGCAAAAGACCATTTAAAAGGAAGCATGATGCTGGGGATGGAAAGTACCAGCAGCCGGATGGCCCAATTAGCGAAAGATGAAATTTATTTCGGACGTTTTTTTACTCTGGAAGAAGTCATTCAGGATATTGAGGCTGTTTCAAAAACTTCAGTCCATCAAATCGCCCGGCAGGTCTTTGATCCCGCTTTTTATTCGTTAACCTCACTCGGTCCTTTAAGTAAAACAGATTTGGGTCTGGATATTTTGTCTTCCTGA
- the pnp gene encoding polyribonucleotide nucleotidyltransferase — MVHKVEMMLAGKKLILETGVWARLADGAVKVQYGDTVVLVTVVASKKSKPGIDFLPLTVDYQEKAYAAGKIPGGFFKREGRASEKEILNSRLIDRPLRPLFPQFFYKDVHVVASVLSADQSASTDFLGIIGASAALLISDIPFTEPVGAVRVGRVNDDIVINQDASEADKSELNMIVAATKEAVMMVEGGALELSEEVVLKSINRAHQEIQSILEIQKELQAKAGKKKEKVLSVEINSELRAGVEKAVLNQIREAVQITEKSLRQEALDSILAKVQEASKTEDKKENEDRVRDINVIFHDCEKALVRKGILEKGIRSDGRGTTDIRKISVEVGVLPRTHGSALFTRGETQSLAVVTLGTSDDEQRIDGLEGPTTKSFMLHYNFPGFSVGEVRAMRGPGRREIGHGALAERAIRAVLPDKSKFPYTIRIVSDILESNGSSSMATVCGGILALMDGGVPIKAPVAGIAMGLIKEGQETVILSDILGQEDHLGDMDFKVAGTRNGITAIQMDIKIGGLDSTVMARALDQAKAGRLHILEKMDAALSEPRKEFSIYAPKILIMKVKPEKVREVIGPGGKMIRSIIERTGVKIDIADDGTISIASNDDASAKAAVEIINKITEDVEIGKLYLGKVSKIMDFGAFVTILPNVDGLVHISQLAHHRVKNVTDEVKEGDEFLVKVLEIDKQGKIRLSRKEAMANKEGQEAG; from the coding sequence ATGGTGCATAAAGTTGAAATGATGCTGGCCGGCAAGAAGCTGATCCTTGAAACAGGGGTGTGGGCAAGACTTGCCGATGGAGCCGTAAAAGTCCAATATGGAGATACCGTTGTTTTGGTCACTGTGGTAGCTTCGAAAAAAAGTAAACCCGGAATTGATTTTCTTCCTCTCACGGTGGATTATCAGGAAAAAGCCTACGCGGCCGGAAAAATCCCGGGAGGTTTCTTTAAAAGAGAAGGAAGGGCTTCAGAAAAAGAAATCTTAAATAGCCGCCTGATTGACAGACCTCTCAGACCGTTGTTTCCGCAATTCTTTTATAAGGATGTGCATGTGGTGGCTTCTGTCTTATCCGCGGATCAGAGCGCCTCAACCGATTTTCTCGGAATCATCGGCGCTTCAGCGGCCCTTTTGATTTCAGATATTCCTTTTACAGAACCTGTGGGGGCCGTTCGGGTGGGGAGAGTGAATGACGACATCGTCATCAACCAGGATGCTTCGGAAGCAGATAAAAGCGAATTAAACATGATTGTAGCGGCGACGAAAGAGGCCGTGATGATGGTCGAAGGGGGTGCCCTGGAACTTTCTGAGGAGGTGGTTTTAAAATCAATTAATCGCGCCCATCAGGAAATCCAAAGCATTTTGGAAATTCAAAAAGAGCTTCAGGCAAAAGCCGGGAAGAAAAAAGAGAAAGTCCTTTCCGTTGAAATTAATTCAGAACTAAGAGCCGGAGTTGAAAAAGCGGTTTTAAACCAGATTCGGGAAGCTGTGCAAATTACTGAAAAGAGTCTCCGGCAGGAGGCCCTGGATTCGATCCTGGCTAAAGTTCAGGAAGCTTCTAAAACTGAGGACAAAAAGGAAAATGAAGATCGAGTGCGGGATATTAACGTGATTTTTCACGATTGCGAGAAAGCGCTTGTGAGAAAAGGGATTCTTGAAAAAGGGATACGTTCCGACGGCCGTGGAACAACCGACATTCGCAAAATTTCTGTCGAAGTGGGAGTATTGCCAAGGACCCATGGGTCAGCCCTTTTCACCCGCGGAGAAACCCAAAGTTTGGCGGTTGTGACGCTTGGGACTTCCGACGATGAACAGAGAATTGACGGCCTGGAAGGGCCGACGACGAAGAGCTTCATGCTTCATTATAATTTTCCTGGTTTTAGCGTTGGCGAAGTACGCGCAATGAGAGGTCCGGGAAGGCGGGAAATCGGTCATGGCGCTCTGGCGGAGCGCGCGATACGGGCGGTCCTTCCTGACAAGAGCAAATTCCCTTACACGATTCGCATTGTTTCGGATATTTTAGAGTCGAACGGATCCTCCTCAATGGCGACAGTTTGCGGCGGCATATTGGCGTTAATGGATGGAGGCGTTCCTATTAAAGCGCCGGTTGCCGGAATTGCCATGGGGTTAATTAAAGAAGGACAAGAGACTGTGATTTTGTCGGATATCCTGGGCCAGGAAGATCATCTCGGAGATATGGATTTTAAAGTGGCCGGAACCCGGAATGGAATTACTGCCATCCAAATGGATATCAAAATTGGAGGACTTGACAGTACCGTGATGGCCCGGGCCCTGGATCAAGCAAAGGCTGGAAGATTGCATATTCTGGAAAAAATGGACGCTGCTCTTTCCGAACCCAGAAAAGAGTTTTCAATTTATGCTCCCAAAATTTTGATCATGAAAGTGAAGCCCGAAAAGGTTCGAGAAGTCATAGGGCCTGGCGGTAAAATGATTCGAAGTATCATTGAAAGAACCGGGGTTAAAATCGATATCGCGGACGATGGAACCATTTCAATTGCTTCCAACGATGACGCTTCCGCAAAAGCTGCGGTGGAGATCATCAATAAAATCACCGAAGATGTTGAAATCGGAAAGCTCTATCTCGGAAAGGTTAGTAAAATCATGGACTTTGGAGCGTTTGTTACGATTCTGCCCAACGTCGACGGGCTTGTTCATATATCCCAGTTAGCCCATCATAGGGTAAAAAATGTTACGGATGAAGTCAAGGAGGGAGACGAGTTTCTCGTTAAAGTTCTTGAGATCGACAAGCAGGGAAAAATCAGACTCAGCCGTAAGGAGGCGATGGCAAATAAAGAAGGTCAAGAGGCCGGTTGA
- the rpsO gene encoding 30S ribosomal protein S15: MLAKEQKQEVIHQFQTHKDDTGSAEVQIAILSTRITYLTEHFKIHKKDHHSRRGLIRLVSQRRKMLDYLKRSNLEGYQQIILKLGIRK; the protein is encoded by the coding sequence ATGTTAGCTAAAGAACAAAAACAGGAAGTCATTCACCAGTTTCAAACTCACAAGGATGATACGGGTTCTGCGGAAGTGCAGATCGCGATTTTAAGCACCCGGATCACTTATTTAACCGAGCATTTTAAAATTCACAAAAAAGATCATCATTCCCGCCGCGGGTTGATTCGATTAGTGAGTCAAAGAAGAAAAATGCTTGATTATTTAAAACGGTCAAACCTTGAAGGTTATCAACAAATTATTTTGAAATTAGGAATCCGCAAGTAA
- the truB gene encoding tRNA pseudouridine(55) synthase TruB → MMVEGVLNIDKPAGWTSHDVVARLRKILKVKKIGHAGTLDPDATGVLVVCVGKATKIVEYLVGLDKEYEAVMRLGETTDTQDASGVVLEKAAWEHVTDKDLLNCFSRFTGEITQIPSAYSAIKVRGVPSYKLARKGEEVEIPRRKVKIYKIEFLKREGADIFFKVHCSKGTYIRTLCHDIGRDIGVGAHLRALRRTRSGSFLIGDALSLEYLSGLMETGRLDKKFYGMDEVMAGFPSIILDEEREKKTVHGNPVFLNAEQGATLLSGSLVRLKNQNGSLIALGVLEGEKLKKVKIEKVLIH, encoded by the coding sequence GTGATGGTGGAGGGTGTTTTAAATATCGACAAGCCCGCGGGATGGACTTCCCATGATGTGGTCGCCAGGCTCCGGAAAATCCTCAAGGTTAAAAAAATCGGACATGCAGGCACCCTTGATCCGGATGCGACCGGTGTTTTAGTGGTTTGTGTCGGGAAGGCCACAAAAATCGTCGAATATTTAGTAGGCCTGGATAAAGAGTATGAGGCGGTGATGAGGCTGGGTGAGACGACGGATACCCAGGATGCTTCAGGAGTCGTTTTGGAAAAAGCCGCCTGGGAGCATGTGACGGACAAAGATCTTTTAAATTGTTTTAGCAGGTTTACTGGAGAGATCACCCAAATTCCTTCTGCCTATTCCGCCATTAAGGTTCGGGGAGTTCCTTCCTACAAATTAGCCAGAAAGGGAGAGGAAGTTGAGATCCCCCGGCGGAAGGTCAAAATTTACAAAATAGAATTCCTCAAAAGGGAAGGTGCGGACATATTCTTTAAAGTTCATTGCTCAAAAGGGACTTATATTAGAACCCTATGTCATGATATAGGGCGCGATATTGGCGTTGGGGCGCATTTGCGCGCATTAAGGCGAACCCGTTCGGGAAGTTTTCTCATTGGGGATGCCTTGTCTCTGGAATATTTATCCGGTTTGATGGAGACCGGCCGGTTGGATAAGAAATTTTATGGAATGGACGAAGTCATGGCCGGTTTTCCTTCGATTATTCTCGATGAGGAAAGGGAGAAAAAAACTGTCCATGGAAATCCTGTTTTTTTAAACGCTGAACAGGGTGCAACTCTTCTGTCCGGTAGTTTGGTCAGGCTTAAGAACCAGAACGGCAGTTTAATCGCCCTCGGAGTATTGGAAGGGGAGAAACTTAAAAAAGTAAAAATAGAAAAGGTTTTAATTCATTAA
- the rbfA gene encoding 30S ribosome-binding factor RbfA produces the protein MNKGNTYKRAERVGDQIRAEIADIISKKVKDPRIGLVTVTSVVLTDDLKNAKIFISPSMGVEGKESLKSLSRAAGFIKKELGSRLQLRFIPELVFKLEADSSSRLLELLEQIKNK, from the coding sequence ATGAACAAGGGAAACACGTATAAGAGAGCAGAGCGGGTCGGGGATCAGATTCGGGCGGAAATTGCTGACATTATCTCAAAAAAAGTTAAGGATCCCCGGATCGGGCTTGTGACCGTGACTTCTGTTGTTTTAACGGATGATTTAAAAAACGCCAAAATTTTCATTTCTCCTTCTATGGGCGTTGAGGGGAAAGAATCGTTAAAAAGTCTCTCTCGTGCAGCTGGATTCATCAAGAAAGAGTTGGGAAGCCGGTTACAACTCCGTTTTATACCGGAGTTGGTGTTTAAATTAGAGGCGGATTCGTCTTCGCGTTTATTGGAATTGTTGGAACAGATTAAAAATAAGTGA
- a CDS encoding DUF503 domain-containing protein, translating into MIIGILSVSIHIPGSQSLKDKRQVIKSVMERTRNKFNVAIAEIGDNNLWQKAVLGIVCIGNEKKFINQVIDSVLNFIRSFPSLSLIDFQIELL; encoded by the coding sequence ATGATTATAGGAATTTTAAGCGTCAGCATTCATATACCAGGGAGTCAATCTTTAAAGGATAAAAGACAGGTTATAAAAAGCGTGATGGAACGGACCAGAAACAAATTTAACGTCGCTATAGCTGAAATCGGAGATAATAACTTGTGGCAAAAAGCAGTTCTTGGAATTGTCTGTATAGGGAATGAAAAAAAGTTCATTAATCAGGTCATTGACAGCGTTCTTAATTTCATAAGATCTTTTCCTTCTCTCTCTCTGATTGATTTTCAAATAGAACTTTTATAA
- the infB gene encoding translation initiation factor IF-2 codes for MRVFELAKKLGIGSKDLLTVLHDLEIKATNHMSSIEAGDIDLITKKVTGKKETAKKSGSAIKPSKEKQKPSGQKIVEEKPVEKKPRMLLKKKAKVEEVIEPPVSAPLPALEDLNSSILPQETSDVRPPEILRGPKSDEISHQEKGAVPPAADALTGKPLSPAAEKTDEKQKKKTVEEELLLQKESLAKFKDKFKKVKKSKEKDATLTQVPSETRDWQDFKPIHKRDDRKAGRRVHSPAPVIDITKPRKKVIKLIEGTTVKEFAELTGIKSGTLISKLMEMGAISTLNQPINLDAASLIAEGVGIKIEVVLDKTEEEIIDFQEDKAENLQPRPPVVTIMGHVDHGKTSLLDAIRQSKVTDSEAGGITQHIGAYVVNVGEKKICFLDTPGHEAFTAMRARGARVTDIVILVVAADDGVMPQTIEAINHAKAANVPIIVAINKIDKPEANVDKIKNSLSEYQLISEAWGGQTIFVEVSAKKKIGIDTLLEMILLQAEVLELKTDPNKLGKGTIVEAKLDKGRGPVATVLISEGKIQIGDFFVTGIYSGKIRALINDRGQQVKESGPSCPVAVIGLDGVPHAGDSFFVVKEEKVAREIASSRALKQRVVEMNLTKKVTLDELFAQIKDGEVKELKLVIKGDVQGSVEALRESLNKLITPAVKVVVIHSGVGGINESDVLLASASNAIIIGFNVTAESKGSQLAEREKVDIRFYNIIYNAVADVKAAMEGLLEPTLKERILGRAEVRQTFSVPKMGTIAGCYVVEGVITRSAVGVRLIRDNIVIYDGKLGSLRRFKDDVKDVQTGYECGIGIENYNDLKPGDVIEAYTIDKVAGKLD; via the coding sequence ATGAGAGTTTTTGAGTTAGCTAAAAAATTAGGCATAGGGAGTAAAGATCTTTTAACGGTGCTTCACGATTTAGAGATCAAGGCAACCAATCATATGAGTTCGATTGAAGCTGGAGATATCGATCTCATTACCAAAAAAGTAACCGGAAAAAAGGAGACTGCCAAAAAATCAGGTTCCGCGATAAAACCAAGCAAAGAAAAACAAAAACCATCGGGCCAAAAAATCGTTGAAGAGAAACCGGTTGAAAAGAAACCGAGGATGCTCTTAAAGAAAAAGGCCAAAGTTGAAGAAGTAATTGAACCCCCGGTTTCAGCCCCTTTACCGGCATTAGAAGATTTGAACTCATCGATTTTACCGCAGGAAACCTCCGATGTAAGACCCCCTGAAATTCTCCGCGGGCCGAAAAGCGATGAAATTTCACACCAGGAAAAAGGCGCGGTTCCCCCGGCCGCCGACGCGTTGACGGGAAAACCTCTATCTCCCGCCGCTGAAAAAACGGATGAAAAACAGAAAAAGAAAACGGTCGAAGAAGAATTGTTGCTCCAAAAAGAAAGCCTTGCTAAATTCAAAGACAAATTCAAGAAGGTCAAGAAATCGAAGGAAAAGGACGCGACCCTCACCCAGGTTCCTTCAGAGACCCGTGACTGGCAAGATTTCAAACCGATTCACAAGAGGGATGATCGAAAAGCGGGACGAAGAGTTCACTCGCCCGCCCCTGTCATTGATATAACAAAACCGAGAAAAAAAGTGATTAAACTGATCGAGGGAACAACCGTTAAAGAATTCGCGGAATTAACAGGAATTAAGAGCGGAACGCTTATTTCAAAATTAATGGAAATGGGGGCGATTTCCACTCTCAATCAACCCATTAACCTGGATGCGGCTTCTTTGATCGCCGAAGGGGTTGGAATTAAGATTGAAGTTGTTCTTGATAAAACAGAAGAAGAAATAATCGATTTTCAAGAGGATAAGGCGGAAAATTTACAGCCGCGGCCCCCGGTCGTGACGATCATGGGTCATGTGGACCATGGTAAAACGTCTTTATTAGATGCCATCAGGCAATCCAAGGTGACCGATTCGGAAGCCGGGGGAATTACCCAGCATATTGGCGCGTATGTGGTAAACGTCGGGGAGAAGAAAATTTGTTTCCTGGACACACCGGGACATGAAGCTTTTACGGCCATGAGGGCAAGGGGCGCCAGGGTCACCGATATTGTCATTTTGGTGGTCGCGGCCGATGATGGCGTAATGCCTCAGACGATTGAAGCCATTAATCATGCAAAAGCCGCCAATGTTCCCATTATTGTGGCTATTAATAAAATTGACAAGCCTGAAGCAAATGTGGATAAGATTAAGAACAGCCTTTCAGAATATCAGTTGATATCCGAAGCATGGGGAGGTCAAACGATTTTTGTTGAGGTTTCCGCTAAAAAGAAAATCGGGATAGACACCTTGCTTGAAATGATTCTTCTCCAGGCTGAAGTCCTCGAGTTAAAAACTGACCCGAATAAGTTAGGAAAAGGCACGATTGTTGAGGCCAAACTCGACAAGGGCAGAGGTCCTGTCGCTACGGTTTTAATTTCTGAAGGGAAGATTCAGATCGGAGACTTTTTTGTAACGGGAATTTACTCAGGAAAAATTCGGGCATTGATTAACGACCGGGGACAGCAGGTGAAAGAGTCGGGTCCATCCTGTCCTGTCGCGGTGATCGGGCTTGACGGGGTTCCTCATGCCGGCGATTCTTTTTTCGTCGTTAAAGAAGAAAAAGTCGCCAGAGAGATCGCTTCCTCAAGAGCTTTGAAGCAACGGGTGGTAGAGATGAACCTGACAAAAAAAGTGACTCTGGACGAGCTGTTCGCTCAAATCAAAGACGGTGAAGTTAAAGAATTAAAACTCGTGATCAAAGGGGATGTGCAGGGTTCTGTAGAAGCTTTAAGGGAATCTTTAAATAAGTTAATCACACCTGCGGTTAAGGTGGTTGTGATTCATAGCGGCGTGGGTGGAATTAACGAAAGCGATGTCTTGCTCGCTTCCGCGAGTAATGCCATCATTATTGGTTTTAATGTAACGGCTGAATCAAAGGGCTCCCAGCTGGCTGAAAGAGAAAAGGTCGATATTCGCTTTTATAATATCATCTATAACGCCGTGGCAGATGTTAAAGCCGCAATGGAAGGACTGCTTGAACCAACCCTGAAGGAAAGGATTCTCGGAAGGGCCGAAGTGAGGCAAACCTTTTCGGTGCCGAAAATGGGAACCATTGCCGGGTGTTATGTGGTCGAAGGGGTCATTACCCGGTCTGCCGTGGGCGTCCGTTTGATCCGCGATAATATCGTTATTTATGATGGCAAACTCGGTTCTTTAAGAAGGTTCAAAGACGACGTGAAGGATGTGCAAACGGGGTATGAATGCGGAATCGGCATTGAAAATTATAATGACCTTAAGCCCGGCGATGTGATCGAAGCGTATACGATTGATAAGGTTGCGGGAAAGCTTGATTAA